A genomic segment from Nitrospira sp. encodes:
- a CDS encoding RND efflux system, inner membrane transporter: MSKFFIGRPIVAMVISIILVLLGALSVLRLPVSQFPNIAPPEIMLQGTYVGADALTLEQSVATPLEQQMSGVDRMLYMYSINGSNGQTTLRVDFDVATDPNVDQLLAHMRYAQAEPQLPKEVKGYGVTIRKSMGMPLVLFSLYSPNGTYDARFLANYAYINVADLLARDPGVGQVTIFGAGQYAMRLWVKPDQLAKLGLTVQDILNALKQQNVVVPIGQVGAAPVPDGQEFTYTVRTQGRLVTEDEFGDIILRANGDGSFVRLRDVGRAELGSQLYNFVSRLNGVPAAAIAVYQLPGSNAIETVARIRALMAELEQRFPDDLAATVSLDTTLAVTEGLREILTTLWQAVLLVILVVFLFLQNWRATLIPLLAVPVSLIGTFAVFPLLGFSINTLSLFGLVLAIGLVVDDAIVVVEAVTHHLERGLAPREATLKAMEEVAGPVLAIALILTAVFVPTAFIPGITGRLYQQFAVTIAVSVLLSAVNALTLSPALAALLLKPTPPVRGWVGRCFGRFNRAFERLTEGYVGWCGSLMQKAGRTLVALGLVTLAAGLLGTRLPTGFIPLEDTGYFLVNVQLPPAASLQRTDAVMKQIDTIVSQTPGVEYYTTVSGYGVLSQTFTTYNAVVFVALKPWAERTTKEERYKSIVLSLNTRLQQVPEATAFAFPPPAIPGVGTTGAVTFLLEDRAGRPFQFLAEHTEQFIDAASKRPEMARVMTTLIPSTPQWLADVDRDKALKQGVALDDLYQTLQTFMGGSFVNYFNRFGRLWQVYVEAEPEYRTKAEQVGQFYVQNADGQMVPLSTLVTMRPVDGPEFTMRFNEYRAAQINAMPAPGYSSRQVMTALETVFADTMPKEMGFDYMGMAYQEKVAAEGVSPVVIFGFSLLFVFLILAAQYESWALPVSVLMTTPVSVFGAFAALWAIGLENDVYSQIGLVMLIGLSAKNAILIVEFARLEVQNGRPLIEAALTGARLRLRPILMTAFAFILGVFPLVLASGAGAHARVILGFTVLGGMVAATVLAIVLIPGCYYLVERWMAGSVSPAAGRGARLLGKGLHPVKGDH; this comes from the coding sequence ATGAGCAAATTTTTCATCGGGCGCCCGATCGTCGCCATGGTGATTTCCATCATCCTGGTGCTCCTGGGCGCCCTCTCGGTGCTGCGTCTGCCGGTGTCGCAGTTTCCCAACATCGCTCCCCCGGAGATCATGTTGCAAGGCACCTACGTCGGGGCCGACGCACTGACCCTCGAACAATCGGTGGCGACTCCGCTCGAACAGCAGATGAGCGGCGTGGATCGTATGCTCTACATGTATTCCATCAACGGCAGCAACGGCCAGACGACGCTGCGGGTGGACTTCGACGTGGCGACCGATCCCAACGTCGATCAGCTCCTTGCGCACATGCGGTACGCGCAGGCGGAGCCGCAATTGCCGAAGGAGGTGAAGGGGTACGGCGTGACCATCCGCAAATCCATGGGCATGCCGCTGGTCTTGTTCTCGCTGTATTCGCCGAACGGGACGTATGACGCGCGGTTCCTCGCCAATTATGCCTACATCAACGTGGCCGATCTTCTCGCCCGTGACCCCGGGGTCGGGCAGGTGACGATTTTCGGGGCCGGCCAATATGCGATGCGGCTCTGGGTGAAGCCCGATCAACTGGCGAAACTCGGCCTCACGGTCCAGGATATTTTGAACGCGCTGAAACAGCAGAACGTGGTCGTGCCGATCGGCCAAGTGGGAGCGGCGCCCGTGCCGGATGGTCAGGAATTCACGTATACGGTGCGGACGCAAGGAAGGCTGGTGACCGAAGACGAGTTCGGGGACATCATCCTGCGTGCCAATGGGGATGGCTCTTTCGTCCGGCTGCGGGATGTCGGTCGCGCGGAACTCGGTTCGCAGTTGTACAACTTCGTGTCGCGCCTGAACGGCGTCCCGGCGGCCGCTATCGCGGTGTACCAGTTGCCGGGGTCGAACGCGATCGAGACCGTGGCGCGGATTCGCGCACTGATGGCCGAGCTAGAGCAACGGTTTCCGGACGATCTGGCGGCGACGGTGTCACTGGATACGACGCTGGCCGTGACGGAGGGGTTGCGCGAAATCCTCACCACGCTCTGGCAAGCCGTGCTCCTGGTCATCCTCGTCGTCTTCCTGTTTTTGCAAAACTGGCGCGCCACGTTGATTCCGTTACTGGCCGTGCCCGTGTCCTTGATCGGCACCTTTGCCGTCTTCCCGCTCCTGGGCTTTTCGATCAACACGCTGTCGCTGTTCGGGTTGGTTCTGGCCATCGGACTCGTGGTGGACGACGCGATCGTGGTGGTGGAAGCGGTCACCCACCACCTGGAACGGGGGCTGGCGCCGCGCGAGGCGACGCTGAAGGCGATGGAAGAGGTGGCGGGGCCGGTGCTGGCGATCGCTTTGATCCTGACGGCGGTGTTCGTGCCGACGGCGTTCATTCCGGGGATCACGGGGCGGCTCTATCAGCAGTTTGCCGTGACGATCGCGGTGTCGGTGCTGCTGTCGGCGGTGAACGCGTTGACGCTGAGTCCGGCGCTGGCGGCGTTGTTGTTGAAACCGACGCCTCCGGTGCGGGGCTGGGTGGGCCGCTGTTTCGGCCGGTTCAACCGGGCGTTCGAGCGGCTGACGGAGGGGTATGTGGGGTGGTGCGGGAGCCTGATGCAGAAGGCGGGCCGGACACTGGTGGCGCTGGGGCTGGTCACGCTGGCCGCCGGGCTGCTCGGCACCCGCCTGCCCACCGGCTTCATCCCGCTGGAAGATACAGGGTATTTCTTAGTGAACGTTCAACTACCCCCGGCTGCCTCACTTCAACGGACGGATGCCGTGATGAAACAAATCGATACGATCGTCTCGCAGACCCCGGGCGTCGAGTATTACACGACGGTTTCCGGTTATGGAGTCCTGAGCCAAACCTTTACGACCTATAATGCCGTGGTGTTCGTGGCGTTGAAACCATGGGCCGAACGGACGACCAAGGAGGAGCGTTACAAGTCCATCGTTTTGTCGCTCAACACACGGCTGCAGCAGGTTCCGGAAGCGACCGCGTTTGCCTTTCCGCCTCCCGCTATTCCCGGCGTAGGGACTACCGGCGCCGTCACCTTTCTGCTGGAGGATCGTGCCGGCCGGCCGTTTCAGTTCTTGGCCGAACACACGGAGCAGTTTATTGATGCGGCTTCCAAACGGCCGGAGATGGCTCGCGTCATGACGACGCTGATTCCCAGCACGCCGCAATGGCTGGCCGATGTGGATCGTGATAAGGCGTTGAAGCAAGGTGTCGCGCTGGACGATCTGTACCAGACGCTCCAAACCTTCATGGGCGGATCCTTCGTCAACTACTTCAACCGGTTCGGCCGCCTGTGGCAGGTGTATGTGGAGGCGGAACCGGAATATCGAACCAAGGCCGAGCAAGTCGGGCAGTTCTACGTTCAAAACGCGGACGGCCAGATGGTGCCCCTCTCGACGCTGGTGACGATGCGACCGGTCGATGGTCCGGAATTTACGATGCGGTTCAACGAGTACCGGGCGGCGCAAATCAACGCCATGCCGGCGCCGGGGTACAGCTCACGGCAAGTCATGACCGCCCTTGAAACGGTGTTTGCCGACACGATGCCGAAGGAAATGGGTTTCGATTACATGGGCATGGCCTACCAGGAAAAAGTCGCCGCGGAAGGGGTGTCGCCGGTGGTCATTTTTGGTTTCTCGCTGTTGTTCGTGTTTTTGATTTTGGCGGCACAATACGAGAGTTGGGCCTTGCCGGTCAGTGTGCTTATGACAACCCCTGTCTCCGTGTTCGGCGCCTTCGCTGCCCTCTGGGCCATCGGATTGGAGAACGACGTCTATTCCCAGATCGGACTCGTCATGCTGATTGGGTTGAGCGCGAAAAATGCGATCCTCATCGTGGAATTTGCACGGTTGGAAGTCCAAAATGGACGACCGTTGATCGAGGCCGCCTTGACCGGTGCCAGGCTGCGCCTGCGGCCGATTTTGATGACTGCATTTGCGTTCATCCTCGGCGTGTTTCCGTTGGTGTTGGCTTCCGGCGCGGGAGCCCATGCCAGAGTGATCCTCGGCTTTACTGTGTTGGGCGGTATGGTGGCCGCCACGGTGCTGGCGATCGTGCTGATTCCTGGGTGTTATTACCTCGTCGAACGGTGGATGGCCGGTAGCGTGAGTCCCGCGGCCGGGAGGGGAGCCCGGTTGCTGGGCAAGGGGTTGCACCCGGTGAAAGGAGACCACTGA
- a CDS encoding Efflux transport system, outer membrane factor (OMF) lipoprotein: MRRLVVVLVLLTELAACKMGPDYTRPATPAVDSWRMVPATSESIANLPWWELLKDEALQRLIKIALVENQDLRTAMATVEQYRNQVVMARFDLAPSLSYNSHAFLFQTQKNANTIPTGGGAPIVIPGQPVGSGGTTFSNEAAFGSLKWEIDLWGRLRRNVEASRAQLFAQEENQRAVVLGLVSGVGETYFELRVLDLQVDITKRTLKSWEESVRLSQLRYKQGYSPKLDLDRFEAERAGTAAKLAELEKQVVQKENQLSALMGRKPASIARGLALTEQPMPPAVPAGLPSDLLQRRPDLLQAEQELAAATAGIGVAQAQRFPQLALTGSMGVASTQLSSQSLGPLLIQNIGGALAGPLLNATALGYQVKVNETKAQQAALQYEKAVVTALKEVEDALIAVQKTREQREAQEQQVTALQSALRLADQRYQGGRASYLDVLTSQRSLFDAELALARTKQTQLVSVVQLYKALGGGWSVVNHQENNLAEPHARKEPSPFLATP, translated from the coding sequence ATGCGTCGTTTGGTCGTGGTCCTCGTGTTATTGACGGAGCTGGCTGCATGCAAGATGGGGCCGGACTACACGCGCCCAGCAACGCCGGCCGTGGATTCCTGGCGCATGGTGCCTGCCACGTCGGAATCGATTGCGAATCTTCCTTGGTGGGAGTTGCTGAAGGATGAAGCGCTTCAGCGGTTGATCAAGATTGCGTTGGTCGAAAATCAGGACTTGCGCACGGCGATGGCGACGGTCGAGCAGTATCGTAATCAAGTGGTCATGGCCCGCTTCGACCTCGCTCCGTCGTTGTCCTACAACAGCCATGCGTTTCTGTTTCAGACGCAAAAGAATGCGAATACCATACCGACCGGTGGCGGGGCCCCGATCGTCATTCCCGGGCAACCGGTCGGATCAGGAGGCACGACGTTTTCAAACGAAGCCGCGTTCGGCAGTCTCAAATGGGAAATCGATCTCTGGGGCCGGCTGCGTCGTAACGTGGAAGCGTCGCGGGCGCAGTTGTTTGCCCAGGAAGAAAATCAACGCGCCGTCGTGTTGGGCCTCGTCAGCGGTGTGGGGGAGACGTACTTTGAACTGCGTGTGCTGGATCTCCAAGTTGACATCACCAAACGGACGCTGAAGTCGTGGGAGGAGTCGGTCCGGCTGTCCCAGCTTCGTTACAAGCAGGGCTATAGCCCGAAGTTGGATCTTGATCGGTTTGAGGCGGAACGAGCCGGCACTGCGGCCAAGCTGGCAGAACTGGAAAAGCAGGTCGTTCAGAAGGAGAATCAACTCAGTGCGTTGATGGGACGGAAGCCGGCATCGATCGCACGCGGCCTTGCGCTCACGGAGCAGCCGATGCCTCCGGCTGTCCCGGCCGGACTGCCGTCGGATCTCCTGCAGCGTCGTCCGGACCTGTTGCAGGCCGAGCAGGAACTTGCTGCGGCCACGGCTGGGATCGGTGTGGCCCAAGCGCAGCGGTTCCCACAACTTGCCCTCACCGGTTCCATGGGGGTGGCGAGTACGCAGCTATCATCGCAATCGCTTGGTCCTTTGCTCATTCAGAATATCGGTGGGGCCCTGGCCGGCCCCCTGCTCAACGCGACGGCCTTGGGCTATCAGGTGAAGGTCAATGAAACGAAGGCGCAGCAGGCGGCGTTGCAATATGAAAAGGCCGTCGTCACGGCACTGAAAGAAGTGGAGGATGCCTTGATCGCGGTGCAAAAAACGCGGGAGCAGCGGGAAGCACAAGAACAACAGGTGACAGCGTTACAGTCGGCGCTTCGCCTGGCCGACCAGCGGTATCAGGGTGGGCGGGCAAGTTACCTCGATGTATTGACGAGCCAGCGCAGTCTCTTCGACGCGGAACTGGCGCTGGCCCGGACGAAGCAGACGCAGTTGGTGTCGGTGGTGCAACTTTATAAGGCGTTGGGAGGAGGATGGTCCGTTGTGAATCATCAGGAAAATAATCTTGCCGAGCCACATGCACGCAAGGAACCCTCGCCCTTTCTTGCGACTCCCTAG
- a CDS encoding Mobile element protein — protein sequence MIRRYGLRDDQWERIGVLLPGRVGQVGRPAADNRLFVEAVLYRYRAGIPWRDLPERFGDWKNAHRRFSRWAERGVWERVFRQLSRDADNEYAMIDSTIVRAHQHSAGARKKTGRKPLGGAKAG from the coding sequence ATGATACGACGTTATGGGTTACGCGACGACCAATGGGAGCGCATCGGTGTGTTGCTCCCCGGCCGGGTTGGCCAAGTCGGTCGCCCGGCGGCGGACAATCGGCTCTTCGTTGAAGCGGTTCTCTACCGCTACCGCGCCGGCATTCCCTGGCGCGACTTACCGGAGCGGTTTGGTGACTGGAAGAATGCCCATCGCCGGTTTAGTCGCTGGGCGGAGCGTGGGGTGTGGGAGCGGGTGTTTCGGCAGCTGAGTCGTGATGCGGATAACGAGTATGCGATGATCGACAGCACGATTGTGCGGGCTCATCAGCACAGCGCTGGCGCGCGAAAAAAAACGGGCCGCAAGCCATTGGGCGGAGCAAAGGCGGGTTGA
- a CDS encoding Integrase, catalytic region, protein MPTITTKELTTLKIARRHHHTVKSRLAIVHYATDYGIKGAARRFGLDRKTVRAWRRRWQAAGLAGLVPRYPPIRARRIAESTVALIEQARRDLMYGAVRARIWLERVHRIRVAAATIRRICHRLGYPSLRRKPSRRPRQLTLFSRERPGDCVQVDVKEVKVAGAKYFQYTAIDDCTRYRVLRLYPRKNHQTSHTFFSTLRAALPFPIRKVQVDNGAEFSLAFALTVQQAGMRLRYIKPRCPEQNGKVERSHRVDNEEFWSRSTFAGFAPAAEAVLAWKHRYNHERFSMALQGLTPAEKLATFLSPLNPSSPPTPCTNTGAAA, encoded by the coding sequence ATGCCGACGATCACGACCAAGGAGTTGACGACACTGAAGATCGCCAGACGGCATCACCACACCGTCAAGAGCCGCCTCGCCATCGTCCACTATGCAACGGACTACGGGATCAAAGGAGCGGCCCGGCGGTTTGGCCTGGATCGGAAGACGGTCCGAGCGTGGCGCCGCCGCTGGCAGGCCGCCGGCCTCGCGGGCCTGGTTCCGCGCTACCCGCCGATCCGTGCACGCCGCATTGCGGAGTCGACCGTGGCGTTGATTGAACAGGCCCGGCGCGATCTGATGTACGGGGCGGTTCGCGCCCGGATTTGGCTCGAGCGTGTCCATCGGATCCGGGTCGCCGCGGCCACGATTCGCCGGATCTGCCACCGGCTCGGCTATCCATCGCTCCGCCGCAAACCCTCACGACGTCCTCGGCAACTGACGCTCTTCAGTCGCGAGCGACCGGGGGACTGTGTCCAGGTGGACGTCAAGGAAGTCAAAGTGGCGGGCGCCAAGTATTTCCAATACACCGCTATCGACGACTGCACCCGCTATCGGGTTCTCCGTCTCTATCCCCGGAAAAATCACCAGACCAGTCATACCTTCTTCAGCACCCTTCGGGCCGCGCTCCCATTTCCCATCCGCAAAGTACAGGTCGACAACGGCGCAGAGTTCTCGCTCGCCTTTGCCCTCACGGTTCAACAGGCTGGGATGCGGCTACGCTACATCAAGCCGCGATGTCCGGAGCAGAACGGCAAAGTCGAACGCAGTCATCGTGTTGATAACGAGGAGTTTTGGAGTCGGTCGACGTTTGCCGGTTTCGCACCGGCGGCCGAAGCCGTACTGGCCTGGAAACACCGCTACAACCACGAGCGCTTCTCCATGGCCCTCCAAGGCCTCACGCCGGCCGAGAAACTGGCGACGTTTCTGTCGCCACTGAACCCATCATCACCACCCACGCCATGCACTAACACGGGGGCCGCTGCTTGA
- a CDS encoding Mobile element protein, whose amino-acid sequence MSTKIHATVDALGNPLGVHLSAGQASDLEGADVLLPQLHAPILIADKGYDADARVIEPLTARGTQAVIPPRCNRHTLRTYDRTLYTARHVIENFFAKLKQFRCIATRYDKTARNFLAALHLTASVIWLI is encoded by the coding sequence TTGAGTACCAAGATTCATGCGACGGTGGATGCCTTGGGTAATCCGCTCGGCGTTCATCTGTCAGCGGGCCAGGCCAGTGATCTGGAGGGCGCAGATGTGTTGCTCCCGCAGCTACACGCTCCCATTTTGATTGCTGACAAGGGATACGATGCAGATGCGCGTGTGATCGAACCGTTGACAGCGCGCGGCACACAGGCCGTCATTCCGCCACGGTGCAATCGTCACACGCTGCGAACGTATGACCGTACCTTGTACACGGCACGGCATGTGATCGAGAACTTCTTTGCCAAACTCAAGCAGTTCCGCTGCATCGCCACCCGCTATGACAAAACGGCCCGGAACTTCTTGGCGGCCCTGCACCTTACCGCCTCAGTCATTTGGCTAATTTGA